The Plasmodium brasilianum strain Bolivian I chromosome 11, whole genome shotgun sequence nucleotide sequence AAGCAAAAGTGAAAggcaaagaaaaaatgtatgaaaTGAAGATTACGTACAACCTTCAGTTCACGGGAAGAATTGACTACATAGAACTGATGGCATGTGAGAAGGGATGTCTTTTTGGTTGTGCGCAGAACATTTTTTCTGAAcgtgttcataattttcctACGTGTTCATGCTACaattttcgtatttttaaaaaaatagctgAACAAAAGGTTATCCGGAATTTTGACTTTCTGCTTGCAGATTGTGGTGCAGCAGAAAGGGGGAAAGTTGAAGAAGAAGGAGAAGTGGAAGTggaggaagaagaagaggaggaagtggaggaagaagaagaggagGAAGTGGACATGGGAAAGGAAAAAGACGAAAGACGACAGAAAGAAAAGCAAAAAGAAAAGCGAACGAAGGGGCAACTCGGAGCACTCTGCACCTGTGGCAAGCTTAAATCTCCCCCCATTCCAGAAAATGAAGCATTATactttgaaaaaaaggacaaggaaaaaatatttcaaaggATGTATGACACCATGCATAGTGATAAATACACGTTATATGTAAATTCAAGCAACTGCAGAAATGATCCTACTGTTAACTCTTTTTTAAGGTATATCTTTTCAGCTTTCAACACCGAAACATTCAGTCTATTTAGAGCTATCTTTTCGTCAAAGAAAAAGTTAGATGTGATTAAATGGTGAGGTCATCGAATTTTAAGTTCACttgcatatttatgtatgttaaTATTGTACGTTTGCTTtgtgtgcatacatacatgcatacatgcatacatacatgcatacatacatacatgcatacatacatacatgcatacatacatacatgcatacatatgtttgtatgtatgttgtatatattagACTATGCATTAATATTTAGCTGCCCTTTGCAACCacaatttcttattttttggaTTAAGagccttttattttattcaaaaaaaattttttttttcttttttttgtatttgttAATACTTTAAATTTTCCCATACGTTTGCAAATTTGGAGTAACAAGTTTTCTCTTCGTCGCAGGTGTTGCTGGTCTTGCTTTTGcacgtgcatatatgtatgtatgtatgtatgtatatatatatatatatatatatatatatatatatatatatatacatctgTTTGTGTAATATGTATGCACGATTTTAACGGTTAAACACCATATGGTTTCCTTCACCCTTCCAACAATTttgaattgaaaaaaaaaaaagataaaatgtaAATCGTGCGCATCTTGGAAACATTTAATGAGGCATATtgtcattaaaaaaaaagaataaaaatatggaagaacggaataaaataaaggaagaacagaataaaaaaaaaaggaagaatagAATAATACGAAATATAGCGAAATGAAAAACAGTggattattttaatttaaaatgattACGCATTTTTCCTTACGAATTAGTGCATACATGTGTgcgtgtatgtgtgtgtacatgtacacatatgtacgtaaGTACATGTATAGTACATAAATACGTACataggtacatatatatatagtacacATACAAATATGCATGCACATTTTAGGCccctttttgtttattattttttttttaatttgcccaaaaagaaaaatgaaatgtggtgaaaaaaagaaaaaaaaaaaaaaaaaaaaaaaaaaaaaaaaaaaaataataaataaaaaataaataaaaaaataaaaataacacgATTATGCATGCTTCAGCTGGACATATATACTCACCTCTTTATTTTAGGGAACAgtaacagaaaaataaaagtaaaaaataaaattaaactaaTGAAGTAGGGTTTACTTTTATGGATGTTTGTCTAACAGTGTTGTGTTTGTCGTTCtgattatcatttttttgcCCATTCTGCATATGTGTTTATAAGCTTCACTCGTATTTTGATTTTAATTTCGTTTTAATTTcgttttaatttcattagtAATTTCATTCGTAATTTCATTCGTAATCTCATTCGTAATCTCATTCGTAATCTCATTCGTAATCTCATTCGTAATTTCGCTTTTATTCGGATCTGCGCTTCTCTTGCCTCACCATATGCCACTTGATATTTCTCTTCTTTCTCATTTTGTATATCATTCAGTTGTAATTTTCTTCTcatattatttgaatttgTTCTCATCTtcttgcaatttttttaccattttttggTCCTAACTCATGAAGAGCAGCAATGCCATTCATCGGCTGAACAGTCTGTTAAAGTGTAAATGCGcgaagaaggaaaaaagaagggAAGTAAAGGAGCATGCTAAGCATAGGGAACCGaacgaaatatatatacaaaagaGCAAATGgatcaataaaaaatatattcaaaaagtAGATAACGAAATTGAAGGggatttaataaataacaacAGCGATTCGGAAAATAgcaaattttgtaaaataaggaagaaatataatatagtaaataaaaaagatgataTTGAAATTGCTAATTcttgtaatttaaaaattgatCAAAAGTCATGTAAAGTTAAAGgtcaaaatttatatgaaggCACAGCGGGAAAACTAAATCATGTGATAattgatattttaaataaagcaggggaatgtatatatgtaaagatGTCTACATTTGAAGCTTacgtaaaaagaaaagaggaAGTTGacaaattaaattatgtaaaagtAAATTCACGAGATAAAAATGATGGGTgtgatatatacatacataataatcTGTACAATAAATACCtggaaaaaaaacataagtCGTTAATTAATCTTGACTATAACAAGTATAACATTAATgctaatttttctaattataaaaatataaaagaaagaaatagaTGTTGCACCAGTGTGCCTTTTGGGGAGCAGTATTCTGGAAAGCTCGATTGCTCCAGACGTGAGACGCAAAGGCAAGCGATGCAGCATCAGCAGGAGTGCGGACATCCGACCGCTCCACAATATAAACAGCTCCTTAAAGGTGAGTGCAATCTCACGTTTCAAATGCATAACTTAAGAAAAATGCACATGCAGCATGCCGAGGAAGATGGGGAAGACGGGGAAGATGGAatttttaaaggaaaaaaaaataatacattcaacgaaaaaacaaatacattcaacgaaaaaacaaatacattcaacgaaaaaacaaatacttTGAACGAAAAAACCAATTACAATGATACAATAACGACAGGGTATGTTTTCGACCCACAGGAGTATGATGAGCAGAGTGCAAAACTAACAGTGGATGGTTCAAAATGTAATGTAcgtgatttaaaaaatggtagttatttaatatcttatattataagaaaatgCGGCTATTACTACTTGTCCATATTTCACAATAAAAGGCCGGTAGCAGACTCTCCCTaccttatttatataaaacctGCAGAAGCTTACGCTCCTAACTGCGTTCTGTATAAAGGTGTTAACGACAGGATCGTGGTACCACGTGCCAAGGGACAGGAAAAGCAGCAAAGGGTAAAGCAGAGAAGGGTAAAACAGCGAAGGGAAAAGCAGCAAAAGAGGGAAATACAGAATGAAAGGAGCTTAACTCGTATATATAACAACTCCTTGCGTGAAGATGTGTTCAACTTGAGTTCGTCAGACTCGGAATTGAAATCAAGTAGCTCTCATAGCAGCAACACAGGCTATAGCAGCATGTACAGTGAATCCTGCAGTGACAATGGTAAGACAATTTACTCTTCCTCTGATAGTGCATTCTTTAAAGAAAGTGGAAGTAGAAGTGGAAGTAGAAGTGGAAGTAGAAGTGGAAGTAGAAGTGGAAGTAGAAGTGGAAGTAGAAGTGGAAGTAGAAGTGGGAGTAGAAGTGGAAGTAGAAGTGGAAGCAGAAGTGGGAGTAGAAGTGGAAGCAGAAGTGGGAGTAGAAGTGGGAGTGAAAGCGAAAGTGATCATTTTAACCATCCTGACCACCATGTgcacattttaaaattggaAGACGAGGATGAGGAAAGAAAGAACTTTAACAATTTCTTTATTCAGAGTTATGAtgcttataaaaataaaatctgcGAAGGGAATGACAAGTATGAGATAACGAGCCTTGGGggcattaaaataataaaaataaatgatttaaaGAATGGTATATATGAagttatatacaaatatgtaagTAGTAATGACAATGGGTATTACTCCAGGTCATATAAAAGAGATAATAATTTTGGTAATTACAATAGAACATATAGAGAAGTTAAGGTAACCTTAAACGGATTACATGTAAAAGGATCTCCATTCAAAATAGTcttaaaaaaggataaacagTTGGCTTATTTGAgcaagataaaaaatttactacCAATTGatgaaattaatatttcGAATCCCACTGAAAGTATgcataatattattagtgcatacaaatatataaagaataattacTTGGACGatgaaaatgtaataaaaaaaaaaatcccaAAGAATCATTTTATGagtgtacatacatattatgaagatagaaaattaaaaaaaattttaaaaaaaatagacaaaaatattatatctcTTATGACCATACCTATGAAAcaacaaatttttaattatataaaatatatgaacgaggacaggaaaataataaaattaaaaaagattttatttaaagaacTTGTAGTTGCTTTAAGTAAGATGATAAATTGTGCTAATAAATACTATGAAGATGTTGAAGaagacaaaaataaattgctACAAGAGAGACAGGTGCAAGATGATACTGTCAAAGAAACTAACTTAATGTATGAGTCATTAAA carries:
- a CDS encoding filamin domain-containing protein, with the translated sequence MKSSNAIHRLNSLLKCKCAKKEKRREVKEHAKHREPNEIYIQKSKWINKKYIQKVDNEIEGDLINNNSDSENSKFCKIRKKYNIVNKKDDIEIANSCNLKIDQKSCKVKGQNLYEGTAGKLNHVIIDILNKAGECIYVKMSTFEAYVKRKEEVDKLNYVKVNSRDKNDGCDIYIHNNLYNKYLEKKHKSLINLDYNKYNINANFSNYKNIKERNRCCTSVPFGEQYSGKLDCSRRETQRQAMQHQQECGHPTAPQYKQLLKGECNLTFQMHNLRKMHMQHAEEDGEDGEDGIFKGKKNNTFNEKTNTFNEKTNTFNEKTNTLNEKTNYNDTITTGYVFDPQEYDEQSAKLTVDGSKCNVRDLKNGSYLISYIIRKCGYYYLSIFHNKRPVADSPYLIYIKPAEAYAPNCVLYKGVNDRIVVPRAKGQEKQQRVKQRRVKQRREKQQKREIQNERSLTRIYNNSLREDVFNLSSSDSELKSSSSHSSNTGYSSMYSESCSDNGKTIYSSSDSAFFKESGSRSGSRSGSRSGSRSGSRSGSRSGSRSGSRSGSRSGSRSGSRSGSRSGSRSGSESESDHFNHPDHHVHILKLEDEDEERKNFNNFFIQSYDAYKNKICEGNDKYEITSLGGIKIIKINDLKNGIYEVIYKYVSSNDNGYYSRSYKRDNNFGNYNRTYREVKVTLNGLHVKGSPFKIVLKKDKQLAYLSKIKNLLPIDEINISNPTESMHNIISAYKYIKNNYLDDENVIKKKIPKNHFMSVHTYYEDRKLKKILKKIDKNIISLMTIPMKQQIFNYIKYMNEDRKIIKLKKILFKELVVALSKMINCANKYYEDVEEDKNKLLQERQVQDDTVKETNLMYESLKGKNIHTLPFDFGIKDMKIYEENLSNKKKELLDKQNQLVEKYKAIKNKEKRFLEDRQQVTNLLANKYELHQTTYDCSKMALIQTNNNLKKITIDAIKKTSTREKQLLTARGNSTLQGGVPIAQEGD